The Arachis duranensis cultivar V14167 chromosome 2, aradu.V14167.gnm2.J7QH, whole genome shotgun sequence genome has a window encoding:
- the LOC107475396 gene encoding uncharacterized protein LOC107475396 encodes MASQSSRASRFRSDAKELLYGHGERPILRTSSTKDNPGRRFWGCVYYKVQDGCDFFRWTDPEPGGVHQEVEFARNRRKITKLKARLKELETKLWVVAALCIAGWVGFLFLFLQNHYNLKHPNGMHLGYR; translated from the exons ATGGCTTCCCAGAGCTCAAGAGCCTCACGTTTTCGTTCAGATGCAAAGGAGTTGCTTTATGGCCATGGTGAGAGGCCGATTTTGCGAACTTCATCGACGAAGGATAACCCTGGACGAAGATTCTGGGGTTGTGTATACTATAAG GTTCAGGATGGGTGTGATTTCTTCAGATGGACAGATCCGGAACCTGGTGGTGTTCACCAAGAGGTTGAATTTGCAAGAAATAGGAGGAAGATAACGAAGTTGAAGGCAAGATTGAAGGAGTTGGAGACGAAGCTTTGGGTTGTGGCTGCTCTATGTATTGCTGGGTGGGTGGGGTTTTTGTTCTTATTCCTGCAGAATCATTACAACTTAAAGCACCCGAATGGAATGCACTTAGGTTATAGATGA
- the LOC107475383 gene encoding uncharacterized protein At5g01610, with product MDAIAGKVGSYWFNQKAKGELSSVGNDINSLQSSIEGGAKWLVNKVKGSVQKPLPELLKEYDLPSGLFPKDATNYEFNPETGKLVVNIPQVCEVGYRDQTVVRFSTTVTGQLGKGKLAEIEGMKTKVIIWVKLTMVWTDESKLYVSAGIKRTRSREAYEVIRNGICVDRF from the exons atggatgcGATAGCAGGCAAAGTTGGATCCTATTGGTTCAATCAAAAGGCCAAGGGGGAACTTAGTTCCGTTGGTAATGACATCAAC TCATTGCAAAGCAGTATTGAAGGAGGAGCAAAATGGTTGGTTAACAAAGTAAAAG GATCGGTTCAAAAGCCATTGCCGGAATTGCTAAAGGAGTATGATCTACCAAGTGGACTCTTCCCTAAAGATGCAACAAACTATGAGTTCAATCCAGAGACAGGAAAACTAGTTGTTAACATTCCTCAAGTATGTGAGGTCGGTTACAGGGATCAAACAGTCGTGCGATTCTCCACCACGGTGACTGGTCAACTTGGAAAAGGAAAACTAGCCGAGATAGAGGGAATGAAGACAAAAGTAATTATCTGGGTTAAGCTTACCATGGTTTGGACCGACGAATCGAAACTCTACGTGAGTGCTGGCATAAAGAGAACAAGGAGTAGAGAGGCATATGAGGTTATAAGAAATGGTATTTGTGTAGATAGGTTCTGA
- the LOC107475384 gene encoding ferritin-2, chloroplastic, translating to MALSCSKVSSFSLSPVSSGCDVSANRKIAALSFSSSSKSRSFKVVAAGGGVDVPSKPLTGVIFEPFQEVKRDAFAVPVTPNVSLARQNYADESESAINEQINVEYNASYVYHSLFAYFDRDDIALKGFAKFFKESSEEEREHAEKLMKYQNVRGGRVTLHPITGPPSEFAHAEKGDALYAMELALSLEKLVNEKLLSLHSVADRNNDPQLADYIESEFLYEQVKSIKRIAEYVTQLRMVGKGHGVWHFDQVLLHEEAHV from the exons ATGGCCCTCTCTTGCTCCAAAGTCTCTAGCTTTTCTCTTTCACCTGTTTCTAGTGGTTGCGATGTTTCTGCGAACAGAAAGATCGCAGCTTTgagcttctcttcttcttctaagaGTAGGAGCTTCAAGGTTGTTGCAGCCGGTGGCGGTGTTGATGTTCCTTCTAAGCCACTCACTGGTGTGATTTTTGAACCTTTTCAAGAGGTTAAGAGGGATGCTTTTGCTGTTCCTGTAACACCAAATGTTTCGTTGGCTCGTCAGAACTACGCTGATGAATCTGAATCCGCTATTAATGAGCAGATTAA TGTGGAGTACAACGCTTCCTATGTGTACCACTCTTTGTTTGCATACTTTGACAGAGATGACATTGCTCTCAAGGGATTTGCAAA GTTCTTTAAGGAATCaagtgaagaagaaagagagcaTGCTGAGAAGCTTATGAAGTATCAG AATGTTCGCGGCGGTCGGGTGACACTGCATCCCATCACCGGTCCTCCCTCAGAATTTGCACATGCTGAAAAGGGTGATGCACTCTATG CCATGGAATTAGCTTTGTCTTTGGAGAAATTGGTGAATGAAAAGCTTCTTTCTCTTCACAGT GTTGCAGACCGGAACAATGATCCACAACTCGCCGACTACATCGAAAGCGAGTTTTTGTATGAGCAG GTTAAATCAATCAAGAGGATTGCAGAGTATGTTACTCAATTGAGAATGGTTGGAAAGGGTCATG GTGTGTGGCACTTTGATCAAGTTCTTCTCCATGAGGAAGCTCATGTATAA